In Bdellovibrio sp. GT3, one genomic interval encodes:
- a CDS encoding HAD-IG family 5'-nucleotidase has translation MPGKVFVNRTLNLKKIRYIGVDMDHTLVRYNSENFERLSHTTMIDKLVKRGYPETLRKLTFDYNFAIRGLVIDRKMGNLLKLNRYTAIRASYHGLKPLDFKTHQKLYKSTYIDLSNTDYLAVDTSFSISLANLIGQIVELKDTDTANKYPEYVQIADDVLDALDEAHRDGSLKDEVKKNLDHYIIKDPGLVAGLEKFRRHGKKIFVLTNSDYHYTKLLLDYAVQPFLKEYKSWADLFEFVITFASKPKYFYENQKYLRVNPADGSMTNMEGKLTPGIYQGGNAKKFTADLDLNGDDILYIGDHIYGDILRLKKDCNWRTAMVIEELDTEVDNNKKAEPINTEIETLMKKKEPLEDELTEIMTRKIEKAADLNESQIETLQKSISEIDAQISSHIKKQQALYNANWGQLMRAGNEESYFAYQLDRYACVYMEKLADLLDLSPRTYFRAPRRPLAHEIY, from the coding sequence TCGCTATATCGGTGTTGATATGGACCACACGTTGGTTCGCTATAACTCCGAAAACTTCGAAAGACTTTCTCACACCACAATGATCGACAAATTGGTCAAACGTGGTTACCCGGAAACTTTGCGCAAGCTGACGTTTGATTATAACTTCGCGATCCGCGGACTTGTGATCGACCGTAAGATGGGTAATCTTTTGAAGTTGAACCGCTACACGGCGATCCGTGCAAGCTACCATGGTTTGAAACCGCTGGATTTCAAAACTCATCAAAAACTTTATAAATCGACTTACATCGATCTATCCAACACGGACTACTTGGCCGTGGATACGTCGTTCTCCATTTCGTTGGCGAACCTGATTGGTCAGATCGTAGAGCTTAAAGACACAGACACTGCGAACAAGTACCCAGAGTACGTTCAGATTGCTGACGACGTTTTGGATGCTTTGGATGAAGCTCACCGTGACGGCTCTTTGAAAGATGAAGTTAAAAAGAACCTGGATCACTACATCATCAAAGATCCAGGATTGGTTGCGGGCCTTGAAAAGTTCCGTCGCCACGGTAAAAAGATCTTCGTTTTGACGAACTCTGACTACCACTACACGAAATTGCTTTTGGACTATGCGGTTCAGCCGTTCCTTAAGGAATATAAATCGTGGGCAGACCTTTTTGAGTTCGTGATCACTTTCGCCTCCAAGCCAAAGTACTTCTACGAAAATCAAAAATACCTACGCGTAAATCCTGCTGACGGTTCCATGACCAATATGGAAGGCAAACTGACTCCGGGCATTTACCAGGGCGGTAATGCCAAGAAGTTCACGGCAGACCTTGATTTGAATGGTGATGATATTCTTTATATCGGTGACCATATCTACGGCGACATCCTTCGTTTGAAAAAGGACTGTAACTGGAGAACCGCAATGGTAATCGAGGAACTGGACACTGAGGTTGATAACAACAAGAAAGCGGAACCAATCAACACAGAGATCGAAACTCTGATGAAGAAGAAAGAACCGCTGGAAGACGAGCTGACGGAAATCATGACCCGCAAAATTGAAAAAGCGGCAGACTTGAACGAGTCACAAATCGAAACTCTGCAAAAAAGTATTTCAGAGATCGACGCTCAAATCAGCTCCCACATCAAGAAGCAACAGGCGCTTTACAACGCAAACTGGGGTCAATTGATGAGAGCCGGCAACGAGGAAAGCTACTTTGCTTACCAGTTGGATCGCTATGCTTGTGTGTATATGGAAAAATTGGCGGATTTGTTGGACTTGTCACCAAGAACATACTTCCGTGCTCCACGCAGACCTTTAGCCCATGAGATTTACTAA